The nucleotide sequence GAACCGAGGGAAAGCGCCACTTGACCGCGGTCAGCTGGCTGTCGGGATTTTCGATATGCGCCATGTCATAGGCCCTTAACGAAGCCGCGCGCGTGTTGCCAGAGCGCGGGCGCGAGGCTGCAGCCGCGTTGCCAGAGCGCCGGCCAGCCGCTACCTGCGCGGCCGAACATTCCAAGCAGGCAGGCACATGACCAAGATCAAGGTGAAGAACCCGGTCGTCGAGCTCGACGGCGACGAGATGACCCGCATCATCTGGCAGTGGATCCGCGAACGGCTGATCCTCCCCTATCTCGACGTCGATCTGAAATATTACGACCTTTCGGTCGAGAATCGCGATGCCACTGAGGACAGGGTCACCGTCGAGGCCGCCAATGCGATCAAGCAATATGGCGTCGGCGTGAAGTGCGCGACCATCACCCCCGACGAGGCACGCGTCGAGGAATTCAAGCTCAAGAAGATGTGGAAGAGCCCGAACGGCACCATCCGCAACATTCTCGGCGGCGTTGTCTTCCGCGAGCCGATCGTGATCGCGAACGTTCCCCGCATCATTCCCGGCTGGACCGACCCGATCGTCGTCGCCCGCCACGCCTTCGGCGACCAGTATAAGGCGACCGACTTCCGCGTTCCGGGCGCTGGCAAGCTGACCATCAAGTTTACCGGCAACGACGGCCAAGTAATCGAGCATGAAGTGTTCGAGTTCGAGAGTGCCGGCGTGGCGATGGGCATGTACAATGTCGATGAGAGCATTCGAGATTTCGCCCAGGCCTGCCTCAACTACGGCCTGCAGCGCGGCTGGCCGGTCTACCTGTCGACCAAGAACACCATCCTCAAGGCCTATGACGGTCGCTTCAAGGACATCTTCCAGGAGGTCTATGAGAGCGAATTCAAGGCGAAGTTCGAGGAAGCTGGCATCGAGTATCAGCATCGCCTGATCGATGACATGGTCGCTTCCGCCCTCAAGTGGAGCGGCAAGTTCGTCTGGGCCTGCAAGAATTACGACGGCGACGTGCAGTCGGATCAGGTGGCGCAAGGCTTCGGCTCGCTCGGCCTGATGACCAGCGTGCTGATGACCCCGGACGGCAAGACGGTCGAGGCCGAGGCGGCGCACGGCACCGTCACGCGCCACTATCGCATGCACCAGCAGGGCAAGGCGACCTCGACCAACCCGATCGCCAGCATCTTCGCCTGGACCGGCGGCCTCAAGTTCCGCGGTCGGATCGACGAAACTCCGGACGTCGTCGCCTTCGCCGAGACACTCGAGCGCGTCTGCGTCGACACCGTCGAGAGCGGCAAGATGACCAAGGACCTCGCCATCCTGGTCGGCCCCGACCAGCCCTGGATGACGACCGAGCGCTTCTTCGAGGCGGTTGTCGAGAATCTCGAAGCGGCAATGACCAAGCAGACCGCCGCGGCCTGAGAACTGGCTCCGGCGCAAGCCGGAGCCATTTTCGCGGCATGCGCCAGGCCTCCACCACCCTCACCGTCACGGCGCCGGCCCAGGGCTTGCACCTGATCACGCGCGACGTGACGGCCTGGGTGGCGGCGCAGGGCATGGCGGAGGGATTGCTCAGCCTCTTCATCCGCCATACCTCGGCGTCGCTCCTCATCCAGGAGAATGCCGCGCCTGCCGCAAGGCGCGATCTCGAGCGCTGGCTGGCGCGGATCGCGCCGGAATCGAGCGCCTATGAACATGACGACGAAGGGCCGGACGATATGCCGGCCCATCTCCGTTCGGTCCTGACGGCCACCTCGCTGACCGTTCCGCTGATCGATGGCCGCCTCGCCCTCGGGACCTGGCAGGGCATCTATCTTTGCGAACATCGCCGCCATCCCAGCCCGCGCGACATCGTGCTTCACCTGGTCGGCGAATGAGCCTCGAAAGCGTCAGGGCCTGGGTGGCCGAGCATGCGCCGGAACTGCGCCTGATCGAAGCTCATGGAAGCACCGCGACCGTCGCCGATGCGGCCG is from Sphingomonas sp. LHG3406-1 and encodes:
- a CDS encoding NADP-dependent isocitrate dehydrogenase, producing the protein MTKIKVKNPVVELDGDEMTRIIWQWIRERLILPYLDVDLKYYDLSVENRDATEDRVTVEAANAIKQYGVGVKCATITPDEARVEEFKLKKMWKSPNGTIRNILGGVVFREPIVIANVPRIIPGWTDPIVVARHAFGDQYKATDFRVPGAGKLTIKFTGNDGQVIEHEVFEFESAGVAMGMYNVDESIRDFAQACLNYGLQRGWPVYLSTKNTILKAYDGRFKDIFQEVYESEFKAKFEEAGIEYQHRLIDDMVASALKWSGKFVWACKNYDGDVQSDQVAQGFGSLGLMTSVLMTPDGKTVEAEAAHGTVTRHYRMHQQGKATSTNPIASIFAWTGGLKFRGRIDETPDVVAFAETLERVCVDTVESGKMTKDLAILVGPDQPWMTTERFFEAVVENLEAAMTKQTAAA
- a CDS encoding secondary thiamine-phosphate synthase enzyme YjbQ, whose amino-acid sequence is MRQASTTLTVTAPAQGLHLITRDVTAWVAAQGMAEGLLSLFIRHTSASLLIQENAAPAARRDLERWLARIAPESSAYEHDDEGPDDMPAHLRSVLTATSLTVPLIDGRLALGTWQGIYLCEHRRHPSPRDIVLHLVGE